A region from the Kineothrix sp. IPX-CK genome encodes:
- a CDS encoding LacI family DNA-binding transcriptional regulator produces MTIKDVAERAGVSTSTVSIVLNNKGQERKISEKTQKKIWDVIREMGYHPNVVAGTLRSNLEERFTYYITIFWTSDERDRIMIRFLRGLQEQIMENNLNCELIIKPYINGQLQEAMTERVLKMCHGIILCNASEQDMEFIDSVDLGKPMVIYNRYSDNYCSVNIDDQNLGEYAARAFIENKCKKILMLSSPARFKGMEIRKEAFENYLFSYQVSKPYLVTGKDTISSGYGLINKVMQDQIEFDSVFCSSDAIAIGAVRALHEKGVKIPKDVKVIAVGNGDDEQEIYAIPSLSVAKVPIEEMGKKCIILLYDILKFRQKEIMRIKVPVEYIARESCPSVL; encoded by the coding sequence ATGACGATTAAAGATGTAGCTGAGAGAGCAGGAGTTTCAACATCAACGGTATCCATTGTGTTGAATAACAAAGGTCAGGAAAGAAAGATATCTGAAAAGACTCAGAAAAAAATATGGGATGTTATAAGGGAGATGGGTTACCATCCCAATGTAGTGGCCGGGACACTCCGCAGCAATTTGGAGGAACGGTTTACGTATTATATTACGATTTTCTGGACGTCTGATGAGCGGGATCGAATCATGATCCGTTTTCTCAGAGGGCTGCAGGAACAGATCATGGAAAATAATCTGAATTGCGAATTGATTATAAAGCCATACATTAACGGACAGTTGCAGGAAGCTATGACGGAGCGGGTACTTAAGATGTGTCATGGAATAATACTATGTAATGCGTCGGAGCAGGATATGGAATTTATAGACAGCGTCGATTTGGGTAAGCCAATGGTAATCTATAACCGTTACTCCGATAATTATTGCAGCGTCAATATTGATGATCAGAACCTGGGCGAATATGCGGCCAGAGCATTTATTGAAAATAAATGTAAAAAGATTTTAATGCTTTCATCACCTGCAAGATTTAAAGGCATGGAGATAAGGAAAGAAGCTTTTGAGAACTATCTGTTTTCCTATCAGGTGTCGAAACCCTATCTCGTGACCGGAAAAGATACGATAAGCAGCGGCTATGGACTGATTAACAAAGTAATGCAGGATCAAATTGAATTTGACAGCGTTTTTTGCAGTTCGGACGCTATTGCCATAGGTGCTGTAAGGGCCTTGCATGAAAAGGGAGTTAAGATTCCAAAAGATGTAAAAGTAATTGCAGTGGGAAATGGAGACGACGAACAGGAAATATATGCGATTCCTTCTTTGTCAGTCGCTAAAGTTCCAATCGAGGAGATGGGTAAGAAATGCATTATTCTTTTATACGATATTTTGAAATTCAGACAGAAGGAGATTATGAGAATAAAAGTTCCCGTTGAATATATTGCTAGAGAAAGTTGCCCTTCTGTTTTGTAA
- a CDS encoding ABC transporter substrate-binding protein: MKKRFLSSILCMALVSSLLVGCGSNSATSNETAQTEEATQTDGQQTDASGETDENAAADSEAVQDLGDPKYGGTLRLATHISCATPGYTPEITNNAGLLYLTTAYESLIYYDEAGNIIPKLAEEWLPDANEPSITWTLKENVTFADGEPFNAEAVKRNIEEYQSCQRNEVANIKSCEVIDDTHIKMVLNSWSSSTLESVGFFVYYMSPKALEDVDTLRNSSCGTGPFQVTKFEPNVKTEYTKNENYRQEGKPYLDGVVIDVVAEPTTRSSAFAAGEYDIVHMNNLTVANDLINTGKYVVNKNTSGQGLIMTGLIPNSARENTPFADEKVRQAMCYAIDTETLCTALGYGLIETTDQWASRDAITYNKDLTSFGYDPEKAKALLAEAGYPDGFDTILTTDAGSKDMFTAAANMLSEVGIRCEINLVDESTGSSLYQTGAWEGIMGHFASIGPDLGLYMGRHLDVDGAFYAKGIQHPQEALDLLEAIRTAPSEEEKVKLEWDMQKLMYDGETGLALFGKPLFVQNEPNIKYDYVIDDATGVCNSNTWNIENCWLNK, translated from the coding sequence ATGAAAAAGAGATTTTTAAGTTCGATTCTTTGTATGGCGCTTGTATCTTCTTTGCTTGTGGGCTGTGGAAGCAATTCTGCCACAAGTAATGAAACCGCTCAAACAGAGGAAGCAACACAAACAGATGGACAACAGACGGATGCCTCAGGAGAAACTGATGAAAACGCTGCGGCGGATTCTGAAGCAGTACAGGATCTGGGAGATCCCAAATACGGCGGTACATTAAGGCTGGCGACCCATATTTCTTGTGCAACGCCGGGTTATACGCCTGAAATTACCAATAATGCAGGCTTGCTTTATTTGACAACTGCCTATGAATCTTTAATTTATTATGATGAGGCAGGAAATATTATTCCCAAGCTGGCGGAAGAATGGCTGCCGGATGCCAACGAGCCCAGTATCACATGGACGTTAAAGGAAAATGTAACCTTTGCCGACGGCGAACCCTTTAATGCCGAAGCGGTAAAAAGAAACATTGAAGAATACCAGAGCTGCCAGCGTAACGAGGTGGCAAATATCAAGAGCTGTGAAGTGATCGATGATACGCATATTAAAATGGTGTTGAATTCATGGAGCTCCTCCACTTTAGAGTCTGTGGGATTTTTCGTATATTATATGTCTCCGAAAGCCTTGGAAGATGTGGATACTTTAAGGAATTCATCATGCGGAACAGGTCCGTTCCAAGTAACGAAGTTTGAACCTAATGTAAAAACGGAATATACCAAGAATGAAAATTACAGACAGGAAGGGAAGCCGTATTTGGATGGAGTTGTCATCGATGTAGTTGCTGAGCCTACAACGCGTTCTTCCGCATTTGCAGCCGGAGAATATGATATCGTACATATGAATAATTTGACGGTTGCTAATGACCTGATCAATACGGGCAAATATGTAGTTAATAAGAATACATCGGGACAAGGTCTCATTATGACCGGCTTAATTCCTAACAGTGCACGGGAAAATACGCCTTTTGCAGATGAAAAGGTTAGACAGGCCATGTGTTATGCCATTGACACGGAAACTCTTTGTACCGCTTTGGGATATGGTTTGATAGAAACCACCGATCAATGGGCCTCCAGAGATGCAATTACATATAATAAGGATTTAACGAGTTTCGGCTATGATCCGGAAAAGGCAAAAGCACTTTTGGCGGAAGCAGGATATCCGGATGGTTTTGATACAATTTTAACAACGGATGCGGGAAGCAAAGATATGTTTACGGCAGCTGCCAATATGCTTTCTGAGGTTGGAATCCGCTGTGAAATCAACTTGGTGGATGAAAGTACAGGGAGCAGTTTGTATCAGACAGGCGCATGGGAAGGAATCATGGGACATTTTGCATCAATAGGACCTGATCTCGGATTATATATGGGACGCCATCTCGATGTAGACGGTGCATTCTATGCAAAAGGAATCCAGCATCCCCAGGAAGCTTTAGATTTACTGGAAGCAATCCGCACCGCTCCTTCTGAGGAAGAGAAAGTGAAGCTTGAATGGGATATGCAGAAGTTAATGTATGACGGAGAAACAGGATTGGCTTTGTTCGGTAAGCCTTTGTTTGTACAAAATGAACCCAATATTAAATACGATTATGTAATTGACGATGCAACGGGTGTTTGCAACTCCAATACCTGGAATATTGAAAACTGCTGGTTAAATAAATAA
- a CDS encoding ABC transporter permease translates to MQNKLIKMIIKRIFQSVIVIFIVTLLVFLLMQLVPGDPIVNFLGANATEDQIEYYTKQFGYDKPVLIQYFMWIQGLFHGQMGRSVALQKEISDIIFSRLSVTLSVVFPAFFMAVILGIILGIIAAKKRGTRIDSAISFFANIGMSMPMFWFGMLLILLFGLKLGILPTSGYSAFEEGAGDWAIHLIMPMTVLAMGPLAQFTRQTRSSMLEVIRQDYVTTARAKGLGQRAITFKHQLRNALIPIITIMGVQLGGMIGGTVLVESIFVVPGLGNLMITSIQGKDFMVVENGVLIISIAVAICNLLVDILYGVIDPRIRNT, encoded by the coding sequence GTGCAAAATAAATTAATAAAAATGATTATAAAAAGAATTTTTCAATCAGTGATAGTGATTTTTATCGTAACACTGCTTGTCTTTTTGCTTATGCAGTTGGTGCCCGGAGACCCGATTGTCAACTTTCTGGGAGCAAATGCTACTGAAGATCAAATTGAATATTATACAAAGCAGTTCGGTTACGATAAACCGGTGCTCATACAGTATTTTATGTGGATACAGGGTCTTTTTCATGGGCAGATGGGACGTTCCGTCGCTTTGCAAAAAGAAATCTCCGATATTATTTTTTCGCGATTGAGCGTCACTTTATCGGTTGTGTTTCCGGCTTTTTTTATGGCAGTCATATTGGGAATCATATTGGGAATTATCGCGGCGAAGAAAAGAGGCACAAGAATTGATTCGGCCATTTCCTTTTTTGCGAATATCGGAATGTCCATGCCTATGTTCTGGTTCGGCATGCTCCTTATATTGCTTTTCGGTTTAAAATTAGGCATCCTGCCGACGTCGGGATATTCGGCATTCGAAGAAGGCGCCGGAGATTGGGCCATTCACCTGATTATGCCTATGACTGTTTTGGCCATGGGACCGTTAGCTCAATTTACCAGACAAACAAGGTCCTCTATGTTAGAAGTAATTCGCCAGGATTATGTTACCACGGCCAGAGCCAAGGGCCTGGGTCAAAGAGCGATTACGTTCAAACACCAATTAAGAAATGCGCTTATCCCCATTATAACTATTATGGGCGTACAGCTTGGCGGAATGATCGGCGGTACTGTTCTGGTAGAAAGCATTTTTGTTGTTCCGGGTCTGGGGAATTTAATGATTACATCCATTCAGGGAAAAGACTTTATGGTAGTTGAAAACGGAGTATTGATTATTTCGATTGCGGTAGCTATCTGTAATCTGCTGGTTGATATTCTGTATGGAGTAATTGACCCCAGAATCAGGAATACATAA
- a CDS encoding ABC transporter permease: MNKKLISKINNSRIIRVLFARKSVVACLIILALLMLMAVFAPIVAPYDPNKQDLLNMLKGMSPEHIFGTDSMGRDVFSRIIYGGRVSFTVGLVSVVIAGGFGMLLGLIAGMAGGIIDAVIMRIMDAMMSVPMIILALFLGSIFGKGLGNICLAIGICMIPSYARVTRGQVLTVREMDYVTAGTLCGASKFRNAFVHFLPNCVSSNIVLMTMNLGNAILNEAALSFLGMGINPPTSSWGSMVNDGYKFMNSAPVIAIAPGIFIMIVVLCFNMVGDALRDALDPKLRGTLGRKKVVRKSNRKELSYGRQAS; encoded by the coding sequence ATGAATAAGAAGTTAATAAGTAAAATTAATAATTCCAGAATTATCCGCGTTCTGTTTGCCAGAAAATCAGTGGTTGCGTGCTTGATAATTTTAGCATTATTAATGCTGATGGCTGTATTTGCCCCTATTGTTGCACCTTACGACCCCAATAAGCAGGATTTGCTGAATATGCTTAAGGGAATGTCGCCTGAGCATATATTCGGAACAGACTCCATGGGACGCGATGTCTTTTCGCGCATTATTTATGGAGGAAGAGTTTCTTTTACAGTTGGTCTGGTCTCTGTTGTCATAGCGGGAGGTTTCGGTATGCTGCTCGGCCTCATTGCAGGAATGGCCGGAGGTATTATCGATGCGGTTATTATGAGAATCATGGATGCCATGATGTCTGTTCCAATGATTATACTTGCTCTTTTTCTGGGAAGTATTTTTGGAAAAGGTCTGGGGAATATTTGCCTGGCGATAGGTATCTGTATGATACCCAGTTATGCGCGGGTTACGAGAGGGCAAGTTCTTACGGTAAGGGAAATGGACTATGTTACTGCCGGTACTTTATGCGGTGCTTCCAAGTTCAGAAATGCTTTTGTACACTTTTTACCTAACTGCGTATCCTCCAATATTGTTTTGATGACCATGAATCTAGGAAACGCAATATTGAACGAAGCGGCATTAAGCTTCCTGGGAATGGGAATCAATCCTCCTACATCGAGTTGGGGAAGCATGGTAAACGATGGCTATAAGTTTATGAACTCCGCACCTGTTATTGCAATCGCGCCCGGAATTTTCATTATGATAGTTGTTCTTTGCTTTAACATGGTAGGCGATGCGCTCCGAGATGCGTTAGACCCTAAACTGAGGGGTACATTGGGCAGAAAAAAAGTGGTTAGAAAAAGCAACAGAAAGGAATTGAGCTATGGCAGACAAGCTTCTTGA
- a CDS encoding ABC transporter ATP-binding protein, with protein sequence MADKLLEVKNLSIEYNTEIATVYAVNGMDLSLEYGETLGLVGETGAGKTTTALSIMRLLPEGIGEVTSGEIYLDGHDMLNLPEEEVRNLRGNAVSMIFQDPMSSLNPVITVGDQIKEVLKIHNKNMTNKDLDKSVDEMMEMVGIPANRKNEYPHEFSGGMKQRIVIAIALVCEPKLILADEPTTALDVTIQAQMLGLISDLQKRLKTAMILITHDLGVVAQTCEKVAVMYAGEIIEYGCAEHIFEGKFLHPYTRGLFLAIPKLDEETRRLETIEGMVPDPTVKLDGCRFAGRCKHSTEECKENPRMVEVEKSHFIKCFLYEDKDIKGTGGNES encoded by the coding sequence ATGGCAGACAAGCTTCTTGAAGTTAAGAACCTCAGCATTGAATACAATACGGAAATCGCAACGGTTTATGCTGTAAATGGGATGGATTTATCGCTGGAATATGGTGAGACGCTGGGGCTGGTCGGCGAAACCGGTGCGGGTAAAACAACAACCGCATTGAGTATTATGCGCCTTTTGCCGGAAGGAATCGGAGAAGTGACGTCCGGCGAAATATATCTGGATGGGCATGATATGCTCAACCTTCCGGAGGAGGAAGTTCGTAATTTAAGGGGGAATGCGGTGTCTATGATATTTCAGGATCCTATGTCCAGTCTTAACCCCGTAATTACAGTCGGTGACCAGATTAAGGAAGTACTTAAGATTCATAATAAAAATATGACAAATAAGGATCTGGATAAATCTGTAGATGAAATGATGGAAATGGTGGGTATTCCGGCAAATAGAAAAAATGAATATCCTCATGAGTTTTCCGGAGGAATGAAGCAAAGAATTGTCATTGCTATTGCTTTGGTGTGCGAACCGAAACTGATTCTGGCCGATGAACCTACTACTGCTTTGGATGTAACCATACAGGCACAGATGCTCGGACTGATCAGCGATTTGCAGAAGCGTCTGAAAACGGCAATGATCCTGATTACACATGATTTAGGCGTAGTTGCCCAGACATGTGAAAAAGTGGCGGTTATGTATGCGGGAGAAATTATCGAGTACGGCTGTGCAGAGCATATATTTGAGGGCAAATTTTTACATCCTTATACAAGAGGACTGTTTCTTGCAATTCCCAAATTGGATGAAGAAACGAGGAGGCTTGAGACAATTGAAGGAATGGTGCCGGATCCGACCGTCAAATTGGATGGCTGTCGTTTTGCAGGCAGATGTAAGCATTCCACCGAAGAATGCAAAGAAAATCCCCGGATGGTAGAAGTGGAAAAGTCGCATTTTATAAAGTGCTTTTTATATGAGGATAAAGATATAAAAGGTACCGGAGGAAATGAATCATGA
- a CDS encoding oligopeptide/dipeptide ABC transporter ATP-binding protein has protein sequence MSEKVLIEVNNLKKYFKTSKGMLHAVDGINFRVKKGTTLGVVGESGCGKSTLGRTLLHLHEATDGQIIYDGQDITKYNPDKLKEIRKKMQMIFQDPSASLDPRMSVRDLIGEPLKVYKVCRTKEEYNEKVLEIMDTVGLSKRYADSYSHELDGGRRQRIGIGRALAMDPEFIVCDEPVSALDVSIQAQVLNLLMDLQEEKELTYIFITHDLSVVKHISHEIAVMYLGQCVEYAVTKDLFGTPLHPYTKGLLDAVPVPKLTAKKLQTEVMRGELTSPIEPKAGCRFAARCPKARECCTGKDIPLREIEPGHFVACTLYE, from the coding sequence ATGAGTGAAAAAGTATTGATCGAAGTAAATAATCTAAAAAAATATTTTAAAACATCGAAAGGTATGCTGCATGCGGTGGACGGGATTAACTTTCGTGTAAAAAAAGGAACTACTCTCGGCGTAGTAGGCGAATCGGGCTGCGGTAAATCGACACTGGGAAGAACACTTCTTCACTTACATGAGGCTACGGATGGGCAAATCATTTATGATGGTCAGGATATAACGAAATATAATCCTGATAAATTAAAAGAAATACGGAAAAAAATGCAAATGATCTTTCAGGATCCGTCTGCCTCTCTGGATCCCAGAATGTCGGTGAGGGATTTAATCGGGGAACCGTTAAAAGTATATAAAGTATGCAGGACGAAAGAAGAATATAATGAAAAAGTTTTAGAGATTATGGATACGGTAGGTTTATCCAAACGATATGCGGATAGCTATTCCCATGAGCTGGATGGCGGAAGACGCCAGAGGATCGGCATAGGACGGGCACTAGCAATGGATCCCGAATTTATTGTATGTGATGAACCGGTGTCTGCTCTTGATGTATCTATTCAGGCTCAGGTATTAAATCTTCTGATGGATCTTCAGGAAGAAAAGGAACTGACCTATATATTTATAACACATGATCTCAGTGTAGTAAAACATATCAGCCATGAAATAGCGGTCATGTACCTCGGGCAATGCGTAGAATATGCTGTAACAAAGGACTTATTCGGTACCCCCCTGCATCCTTATACGAAAGGACTTTTGGATGCGGTTCCCGTTCCGAAGCTGACTGCCAAAAAGCTTCAGACGGAAGTAATGCGGGGAGAACTCACAAGTCCTATCGAGCCAAAGGCGGGTTGCCGTTTTGCTGCGCGCTGCCCAAAGGCGAGAGAGTGTTGTACCGGAAAAGACATTCCGCTTCGAGAGATAGAGCCGGGACATTTTGTAGCATGTACCCTTTATGAATAG
- a CDS encoding acyclic terpene utilization AtuA family protein yields the protein MSKKVKIGGGQGFWGDSNDAAIHMVRHSDIDYLGCDYLAELTLSIMQRQKLKNPAMGYARDFVGLVKEIGKEAYEKNIKILTDAGGMNIDGCVKEVSETLKEQGVEKFKIGYVTGDDMLARIPEMMKQGIGFQNMDDVGDFNEIKDKIVNANVYYGHEPILECLNQEADMVITGRATDSALFLSPMMYEFGWAPDDYDNLARGIMTGHLLECGGQGAGGNYMYDWKSVPRMDELGFPIVELSDNEMYITKAPDCGGIICEQSCKEQFLYEVLDPANYLTPDVNVDISHATLTNAGDNRVKVEGIKGKKRPDTVKLCIGYHAGYKVATYLSFAWPDAYEKAQYTADILMKKMKRKGLVAEEIRIDYLGVNALHLGVANMNPEMLKNMNEVVLRIAIRTKEKAEAAKIIPEISPLQLNGPPGASFFGGRAKVQEVIGLWPTLIPRDTLQLHSHILEVK from the coding sequence ATGAGTAAAAAAGTGAAAATAGGCGGAGGACAAGGTTTTTGGGGCGATAGCAACGACGCTGCAATACATATGGTTCGTCATTCGGATATCGATTATTTGGGATGCGATTATCTGGCGGAGCTTACCCTTTCCATTATGCAGCGCCAGAAGTTGAAAAATCCGGCTATGGGTTATGCCAGAGATTTTGTTGGACTGGTGAAAGAAATCGGTAAAGAGGCCTATGAAAAAAATATAAAAATCCTCACGGATGCAGGCGGAATGAATATTGACGGCTGTGTAAAAGAAGTGAGTGAGACATTAAAAGAGCAGGGTGTGGAAAAATTCAAGATTGGCTATGTAACCGGCGATGACATGCTTGCGCGTATACCGGAAATGATGAAGCAGGGAATCGGGTTTCAAAATATGGACGACGTGGGTGATTTTAATGAAATTAAAGATAAAATCGTGAACGCTAATGTCTACTATGGGCATGAACCTATATTAGAGTGTCTGAATCAAGAAGCAGACATGGTAATTACAGGAAGGGCAACGGACTCAGCTCTCTTTTTATCACCTATGATGTATGAATTCGGCTGGGCACCGGATGATTACGATAATCTCGCTAGAGGAATTATGACCGGTCATCTTTTGGAATGCGGAGGTCAGGGAGCGGGCGGCAACTATATGTACGATTGGAAAAGTGTTCCCCGAATGGACGAATTAGGATTTCCGATTGTAGAGCTATCCGATAATGAAATGTACATAACCAAGGCACCGGATTGCGGAGGAATTATATGTGAGCAATCCTGCAAGGAACAATTTCTGTATGAGGTTTTGGACCCTGCAAACTATCTTACTCCGGACGTAAATGTAGATATCAGCCATGCGACTCTGACGAATGCCGGAGATAACAGAGTAAAGGTAGAAGGAATTAAAGGCAAAAAACGACCGGATACGGTTAAATTGTGTATCGGTTATCATGCAGGCTATAAGGTGGCTACTTATTTGAGCTTTGCCTGGCCCGATGCCTATGAGAAAGCCCAATATACCGCAGACATTCTTATGAAGAAAATGAAAAGAAAGGGTCTTGTGGCTGAAGAAATCCGTATTGATTATTTGGGAGTAAACGCATTGCACTTAGGCGTGGCGAATATGAATCCGGAAATGCTTAAAAATATGAATGAGGTTGTGCTTAGAATTGCTATACGTACGAAAGAAAAAGCAGAAGCCGCAAAAATAATTCCCGAGATTTCTCCGCTGCAACTGAACGGACCTCCGGGAGCAAGTTTTTTCGGCGGACGGGCTAAAGTGCAGGAAGTAATAGGTTTATGGCCAACATTGATTCCAAGAGACACTTTACAATTGCATTCACACATTCTGGAGGTGAAATAA
- a CDS encoding AtuA-related protein → MALLYLNDIAHGRSGDKGDTSNVCVFARDPKFYETIKNEVTVEKVREHFGDMVKGDITRYEVASLNGFNFVMKHALGGGATHSLRLDSLGKSMGSAFMRMKIEVDDKLLK, encoded by the coding sequence ATGGCACTGTTATATTTAAACGACATTGCTCACGGGCGCTCTGGTGACAAAGGAGATACCAGTAATGTCTGTGTTTTTGCAAGAGATCCTAAATTCTATGAAACAATCAAAAATGAGGTAACGGTAGAGAAGGTAAGAGAGCATTTTGGGGATATGGTAAAAGGAGATATTACAAGATACGAAGTCGCTTCGTTAAATGGATTTAATTTCGTCATGAAGCATGCGCTGGGCGGTGGTGCAACACATTCTCTTCGCTTGGACAGCTTAGGAAAGTCCATGGGTTCCGCATTTATGAGAATGAAAATAGAAGTGGATGATAAATTATTAAAGTAA
- a CDS encoding CoA transferase, which yields MNTHKALEDIRVLDLTRVVAGPYSTMILADLGAEVIKLEIPDKGDDTRNYAPYKNGSSMYFANINRNKKSITLNLKTEEGREIFRKLVKKVDVIVENFRPGVMDKLGLGYEDLKKINNQIIYAAVSGFGSYGPYSQRPGYDILAQAMGGLMSLTGYPELPPMRAGNAMGDVLGGLNLTIGILGALHARNITGAGQMVDVALVDSVVSSLDSATQRYFENGEIPQRIGNRYAPCAPYDVFHARDTEMIIACGNQGLYEKLCALMERIDLITDERFAVMEDRVKNNAELKIIIEDWLSHYTAKEATDLILKAGIPAGPVYNLKEVSEDEHIADYREMFVEMVHPEIGPMKVNGCVIKLSDTKPEVKVPAPLLGEHNLYVYEDILGMSDDDLAKLKQQKVI from the coding sequence TTGAATACTCATAAAGCCTTAGAAGATATCAGAGTACTGGATCTTACAAGAGTAGTAGCAGGACCGTATAGTACGATGATTTTGGCAGACTTGGGAGCAGAAGTGATTAAGCTGGAAATACCTGATAAAGGAGACGATACTAGAAATTATGCTCCGTACAAAAATGGCTCCAGTATGTATTTTGCAAACATTAATAGAAATAAAAAAAGCATTACCCTCAACCTTAAAACGGAAGAAGGAAGAGAGATTTTTAGAAAGCTTGTAAAAAAAGTAGATGTTATAGTAGAGAATTTCCGTCCCGGGGTAATGGATAAATTGGGCCTGGGATATGAAGACCTGAAGAAGATCAATAATCAGATTATTTATGCTGCCGTATCCGGATTCGGAAGTTATGGCCCATATTCACAGCGTCCCGGATATGATATATTGGCGCAGGCTATGGGTGGATTGATGAGCCTGACGGGCTATCCCGAACTCCCGCCCATGCGGGCCGGCAATGCGATGGGGGATGTTCTGGGAGGACTGAATCTGACCATAGGCATTCTCGGTGCACTGCATGCGAGAAATATTACCGGTGCAGGGCAAATGGTAGATGTGGCACTGGTGGATTCGGTAGTGTCCAGTTTGGATTCCGCTACACAGCGCTATTTTGAAAATGGAGAGATTCCGCAAAGAATAGGAAATCGTTATGCTCCTTGTGCACCCTACGATGTATTTCATGCGAGGGACACGGAAATGATTATAGCTTGCGGCAATCAGGGGCTGTACGAGAAGCTTTGTGCGCTGATGGAAAGGATAGATTTAATAACGGATGAACGTTTTGCCGTAATGGAAGACAGGGTAAAAAATAATGCCGAACTAAAGATAATTATCGAAGACTGGCTGAGTCATTACACGGCAAAAGAGGCTACCGATTTAATTCTAAAGGCAGGAATACCGGCAGGGCCTGTCTACAATTTGAAAGAGGTAAGTGAGGATGAACATATTGCGGACTACAGAGAAATGTTCGTGGAAATGGTCCACCCGGAAATAGGCCCGATGAAGGTAAACGGTTGCGTGATAAAGCTATCGGATACAAAGCCGGAAGTAAAAGTGCCGGCGCCTCTTTTGGGAGAGCATAATTTATATGTATATGAAGACATTTTAGGAATGTCCGATGATGACCTGGCTAAATTAAAACAACAAAAAGTTATTTAG